DNA from Gracilinanus agilis isolate LMUSP501 chromosome 3, AgileGrace, whole genome shotgun sequence:
aataagagggggcgactgggtagctcagtggattgagtgtcaggcctagagaggggaggttctaggttcaaatctgacctcagacacttcccagctgtgtgaccctgggcaaatcactttacccccattgcctactcttaccactcttctgccttggagccaatacacagtattcaatACTATgtcactccaagatggaaggtaagggttttaaaaaaaatcaaataagagaggtagaagaaaaattaggaaaagaaatgagagtgaaagggaaatcatgaaaaatgaatcaacagcttggtaaaggaggcaaaaaaatactaaagaaattaacattttacaaaatacaataggtaaaagagacacaaaaatctaaAAATGAGAAGGACTTCttcaaaagcagaattggccaaacggaaaaaatatatttaaaaaattccctttggaaaaagaggtacaaaaattcactgaggaaaagaactctgtACAAAGTAgaatttgccaaatggaaaaggaggtacaaaagctcacttaaGAAagccatttcttaaaaattagaattgggcaagtggaaggtAATGACTCCATGcaacatcaagaaataatcaaacaacatcaaaagaatgaaaaaaatagaaaatgtgaaatatctcatggaaaaaacaactaacctggaaattAAATCCTggagaaataatttaacaattactgggctacctgaaagccacaataaaaaaagagtttatatattatctttcaATAAATCATCAAGTAAAACTGCCccaatattctagaaccagaagacaaaagaatccactgatcacatcctgaaagagatcccacaaggataactcccaggtatattatagccaaattccaaaactcccaggGCAAGgggaaaatactgcaagcaaccaaaaaataattctaatatcatggagccacagtcaggataacacaaggcTTAGTCCTTCTACATCAAAGGATTGGAggtcatggaatatgatattccagaagacaaaggagataggacttcaaccaagaatcacttacccacccaaactgagcataatccttcaggagagaaaatgagtattcaatgaaaCAGAACACTCTGAAATACTCCagatgaaaagaacagagctcATTGGAAAATTTGACTCTGAAATATAAGGCTCTAGAAAATCACAAagaggtaaacaggaaagagaagtcaaaagacattcaataaagttaaattgtgTACATCCCTAAATGGGGAGATGATTGGGGCAGTTAAAGAGAGTATACATTGACAGAGGTGAGGATGTGAGTTGAATATtttgggatgatataaaaaattaaattaaattaagacatgagaaagaagaatgcattgggaggggagaagggaagatagAATGAAGTAAATCATTGCACATAAAAAAGGCTTGAAAGATTGTTcatagtggaggggaagatgggggaggtgtGGATGAGAACATGTGAATCTTACtctcagaattggctcaatgaggaaAGAACACATACAATCCATTGGGTATAGgaagctatcttaccctacagaaaagtaggaggggaagaggataagagaagagCAGTGGggatgatagaaaagagggcaaactgGGGGGAATGGAGGCCAGAAactaaaataagatggagaaagtAATACACGGGAATCATaatgttgaaaaaaaattctagaagtctttctaataaaggcctcatttctcaaatacataaagaaaggAATTGAATGTATAAGGATAAAagtcattccccacttgataaatggtcaaaggataagaacaggcaattctcaaagaaatgaaaaatctcaATGGTCATGTAAAGATGCTCTAAATCAATACTAGttaaagaaatgcacattaaaacaactctgaggtaccaccccacagcTATGagattgactattatgacaagaaaaggaaaatgacaaaacttggaggggatgtgggaaaagtaGGGCACGAATCCATTGTTggaagagttgtgaactgatttaatcaTTCTGGGAACAATTTGAATCTTTGcccaaagggcaaaaaaaaacaaaacatatttgacccagcaatatcatttctaggtttgtattccaaagagacataaaaacaaaaaaggaaaggacacaTATGTACAATAAAAAAACTGTGAATAGCAGTTATTCTCagaaaaacaatgatccaaaactatcccaaaggacttatgataaaaaatgtcacCTACTTCCAGAAAAAAGGACCCAAGTCTAAATTCAgaacaaagcaaacttttttcactttttagatttttttctatttgagtttctgtccacaaaatgattaatatggggaaaatattttatatgattgcatatataaaacctatatgagattgcttacaaTCTCaaggcagggagagagggaggaaaagaatttgagactcaatattctttgaaaaatgtttgaaactgtttttacatgtaattggagaaaaaacaaaatttttaaaaaaagaatcctaacTCAAAATCAAAGCTTCTATGACTAGAAGATCCCTAAGGCCTCTTctatttctaatattctataaatatataaggATAGGAGCCCACCCCCACTACCAGCTTTAGCATCCTTTCTTCCTCTACATAATGTTCAAGAAGTTATTTAAATCTTAGTACTCTACCAAGATCCTGATTCCCAATTATTTTAGCTGCCAAGGCTCAAGAAAATACAGATTATATGGcacaatttccttccttcctcagtaTCCCTTATCATCTCCCTTTCCCTGAAGATCCCTATCTTCTGGCATAGATGAGACCCTGAAGACACAATCTCTCCCCCGGGGACCTTGCTGAAGGCAACACTGTTGAGGAGCTGAGCCACAGTCCAGAAGGGAAAGTCTTGGGAGTCCTAAAAGTCCCCAAGGAGACTCAGGAGGATTTAATCTTCACACGTGGAACCTAGCCCTAACTGGTCTTCACCAGTTCTGCTTGACCACATTCTGGTAAGTAACAGATCCTGGGCAGTCAAGAGTAGGTAGCCTGGAGAGACAGACTTAAAAGGACAGAGAGGACAGGCTGGATTCAGACAATGAAGGGAAAATGAACAGATACCTCCAACAGAGCAGTCTTCATTAGCCACCTCATATATCTCCCTACCCATAATTGAGAAATAACGGGCAAGTCCcaagcaaagaaaaaattttctacCTTAGCGTCTGCTGCTCTCTCTCAGTCCCAATCCTTAAAAACTTTTAAGAATGATATTCTTCCCCTCCAATCTGAGGTGAGAGTCTATTAGCTTTAGTGTGGGGAAAATGGCAACCTTGCTCTGGTGCtaactttaatatttaaatatgtcaGGTTCTAGGGGTATTATGTATTGATAAAGTTTGctaaattttttcctctcttgttcctatttttaaaaattcctgttATAAAGAATGCCTTTCCAAAATGGGGAATGGAGAACTGTACTGGGGAAATATGGATCAGGTGTTTCATCCCTAGTTGCCTATAAGTGTGTGCCCATGAGtgaattagaattagaagggttTATATGTATGTTATGGCTTATGTTATTATTCATATAATTGCTTTAATGGGGGGGGGGCTTATTGCTAAGtaaatgttttaagatttttaagttttaagtttaagttttaagatctaaaagtatatattgtAGATGCCTGGTTGTGTAAATATCCCCCACCATGTGGCTGCATTGCCTTGTGAGTAGATAGTCGTGAAGATTTAAACCACAATTGGATGAGGGCTTTAGAACTATCAGGATCAGTAGGAAAGTACATTTTCCCTCCACATAAGGCCCCTACAATCCTGGATGAGTTTGAATGTAACTTTGTGCTAGCAGTGGTCTTTCTCTGGAAATTTAGATCTGTTGGTATGAGAGCAGATGGAGGGAACtaatgagacccagagaaatatAGTGTGTTGACACGCCCAGTATGAGGGGCAATAATATAGATTCATATTATATGACATTGTCAGAAGAAGGGGAGGTTTTCCCCACTTTTTCCTTCTTGGCTtaattatctttgtatctcctttAGTTCCTACACCAGGTCATTTGGATATCATTATTGATAAATGCTTGTCATGAGAAAagaataagtaaaaaaagaataagacagaCTTGGGGACataatgtgagaatttttttctcttgggtgagcatatttattataacattacatatttttaataaaaatgtagttGAAGATTATGTAGCAAGAGGCAACTTAAATTGAGTTTTAccaatttttctcattttgtgcGATAAGCTCCTAGTCAAAAGGAGGACATTTTCCAACACTTTCACCTCCCTTTGAAAAgacagaagatttttaaaaatgctctgtTGCTTAATGTAAGTTCATTAAGAGCTgagattgttgtttttttaattttgtctttgcatccccttTATCTGGTAGGTGCCTCACATATAATGGGCACTTAATGTTTACCATTgcacattaaaaataatgaaggaataaataaatgaattgattCATTGATAGAATAGAGTTCATATGAGGAACTCAACTCAGTAAgagaataaaaagcaaaaatttcAAGGAGAAAAATTAGACAATCAAAAACCAAGAGCAAGATCTGTGTGGAAAAAACCTCAATGAAAGTATGAAATATTCCTatgcttctttttctcattaatcattttaatttggGAAATATCTACATTGGATGGAGAAGGATCAAGCTCCATTTCTCAGAAATATGTCATTAAATTGGGtctgatagtttttattttcttatattttccttccaGGAATATTAAAGACTCAGTGAAGGACAAGGACCTCCTTCTAGCTCAATTAGACTGGATCTGGATCCAAACATAACTGGACCCAGGGTCTCTgtctcctccttcccacccccaccagaGTCCTAATACTGATTTCATCAAGGATGTCAGGGTGGAATGAGACCCACAATGTCTCCTACATTGAATTCTTCTTGGTAGGCTTCCCAGGGCTGCATGAGACCCGGTCCCTTCTAATCTTTCCATTCTCCTGCATATACTTGGTGATCCTTTTAGCCAACATTTTGGTCATCTATACTGTGGTGGTCCAGAGAAGCCTGCACCAGCCCATGTATGCACTCATTGCCCTGCTTCTGGCAGTCAATATTTGTTCTGCTACTGTCGTCGTGCCCACCATGCTTGTTAGCCTCTCTACCCACTATTAccatatttctctttcttgctgCTTCATCCAaatgttctttctttatttcttcatcatcTTTGACTGTGGCATTATCTTGGTCATGGCACTAGACCGCTACATTGCCATTTGCTATCCACTACGCTATCCAGAAATTGTGACAGGGCAGCTGTTGGCTGGGTTGGTTGTCTTAGCTGCATTAAGGAGTTCCTGTGTTGTTGTCCCTGTGGTAGGACTGGCCTCAAGAGTACGCTTCTGCCGCTCCAACATCATCCGTCACTTCACCTGTGAGCACATGGCCCTGATGAAGCTGTCCTGTGGGGACATCTCACTCAATAAGACGGTGGGGCTCTCTATCCGCATATGTACTAGAGTCCTGGACATGTTGCTCTTGGGCACTTCCTACACACGCATCATCCATGCTGCCTTTCAGATCTCCTCTGGGGGGGCCCGCTCCAAAGCCCTGAACACTTGTGGCTCCCACCTGCTAGTCATCTTCACTGTCCACtcctcttcatttatttcttccattgTCTATCACATAGCCCGCACTGCCTCCCAGGATGTACACAACCTGCTCAGTGCCCTCTACCTTCTACTTCCCTGCCTTGTCAACCCTGTTATCTATGGAGCCAGAACCAAGGAGATCCGGCAACACCTGGTTAAGATATTCCAGAGAGCAAGACCTCAGGTCACTTCTAAACAATCCTTAGCCCCACAAAGAGATCTTCCTTCCTAATAGCCCAGAgctaggggaaaaaagacaagtaTACCTTCAGAAACATGGGGACTCAATCACCcacattatattttctta
Protein-coding regions in this window:
- the LOC123241200 gene encoding olfactory receptor 52Z1-like, yielding MSGWNETHNVSYIEFFLVGFPGLHETRSLLIFPFSCIYLVILLANILVIYTVVVQRSLHQPMYALIALLLAVNICSATVVVPTMLVSLSTHYYHISLSCCFIQMFFLYFFIIFDCGIILVMALDRYIAICYPLRYPEIVTGQLLAGLVVLAALRSSCVVVPVVGLASRVRFCRSNIIRHFTCEHMALMKLSCGDISLNKTVGLSIRICTRVLDMLLLGTSYTRIIHAAFQISSGGARSKALNTCGSHLLVIFTVHSSSFISSIVYHIARTASQDVHNLLSALYLLLPCLVNPVIYGARTKEIRQHLVKIFQRARPQVTSKQSLAPQRDLPS